The Halorubrum sp. BV1 nucleotide sequence GCAACCCGACGCTCATCAGTTCGACCCCGTGAGCGGTCGGCGGTTCGATCCGGTCGTCACCGTTGACGGTCGCCACGCCGGGGTCCTCGTCGACGCCGAGCATCTGCGGGACGTTCGGGCCGTACACGTCGGCGTCGAACAGCCCGACGTTCGCTCCCCGATCCGCCAACCCGGCGGCGAGGTTGACGGAGACGGTGCTCTTTCCGACCCCGCCCTTGCCGGAGGCGACGGCGATCACGTTTTTCACCTCGGGCAGTACCGAGGACTCGCCAGCGTCGAGACGCGGCACCGTCGCGGAGAGGCGCGCGTCGAGCCCCGCCTCCTCGACCACCTCGCGAACGCGGTCTGCGATCGCGGCCTCCTCCGGCGCGTGCGGCGCGCCGAGCGCGAGTTCGATCGACGCGGTTCCGTCGTCGACGGCGCTATCGGTGACGAGCCCGGCGCTGACGATGTCTACGCCGAGCGCGGGATCGTCGATGGTGCGGAGGCGGTCGCGGAGGTCTGAATCGGTGATGTCTGTAGATGTCATTGGTGAATCGGCTACGCGTGTTCGGTGTCCGACGGGCGGTCGTCCGACTGTGCTACGACTTCGCTTGCGTCCCACGCGGCGAACGTCCGTGCAAGCCGTGTGATCCCGGCGAAGACGCCTTCGGCCGTATCCTGTTCTGCAACCGCCTCGTCGAACCGGTCGAGCCATCCCAACCGGGAGAGCGTCTGCGCTTGGAGATCGCACACGGCCTCGACGGCCGGCCCGTCGCCACCGCCTTCGAGGAGCGTCGCCTCGCGCTCACACAGCGCGCGCATGAACTCGAAGCACGCGGCCACATGGTCGGGGATGCCGTCGCCTCGCCGGGGCGAGAACCCCGCGGCGGCGTACAGCTGTGCCATGTCTGCGGCCGGGTCGCCGAGGAGTTCGCCTGCCTCGCCGGCGGTGTGGTACCGCGAGTCCGACTCGAACTCCTCGCTCGGATCGGCCGCGTGGGCCGACGCGAACGGCGGGACGTAGTGGCTCCCGGGGACGACGAACAGGGTGTCGTACCCGATGGCGAGGGAGTCTGCGTCGTGGCCGTCTCCGCCCGGAATCGCCTGCTCGCCGTCGATCGGGAGCGCGTCGGCGACGGCCGTGAACGCGTCCCGCTCGAACGCCTCGGCGATCGTCTCCGTCTCGCCGTCGAAGGCCGCTGCCAGCAGCCCGTACAGCCGAGCGCGAGCCGTCGCCAGCGCCGCTCCGTCCGGGCCGTCCGTGGCGTTCGCGTCGTCTGGATCGCCCGGATCGTTCGCATCGCTCGCGTCGTCCGGATCGGCCGCGTCGTTCGTGTGTGCGGACATCTCAGATCACCGCCGCTCCACGTCGACGAAGGCGTCGTACTGCGCGTTGCTCCCGCCGACGAGATCCGAGAGTCCCGTGTCGCCGAGTTCCTCGTCGAGCGGCTGGACGTGGTTGATCGCGAAGCCGGCGTCGCGGCCTTTCGCGTACCCCGCTTCTTCGGTCATCGGCTCGTCGAACTGATAGTCGCTGTGGCCGTCGGCCTCGACGGCCGACCGCGTCTCGCCGTCGACCGTCTCCGCGGTCGCTCCGTCGCCGGTCCGTCCCCAGCCCCACATCGCGCCGACGACGCCGGGGCGGATGCCGCTCGTGACCATCGCGACAGCGTCGACGGTCTCGCGTCCGGCGTCGAGGGCGATCTCGTCGCCGTTTTCGATACCGCGCTCCTCGGCGTCTCGCGGGTTGATCCACACCGGATTCTCCGGCCGCGTCTCGCGGAGCCACGGGCTGTTCTGGGTGCGGTGCATTCCTTGGGTCCGCGGCTTCCAGTTTATCAGTCGCAGCGGGCGCTCCCGCTCGTCGTCGCCGCGCACCGCGGCCTGCACGGTGCCGTCGTAGTGCTCGACGTCGTCGACCTTCGGAAGCGGGTCGAACCGCTCGCCGGTGAACGAGTGTTTTCCGTTCGGCACGACCTCGCTGTAGAAGTCGACGCGCGACTCCAGTTTGTACCGCATGTGCTCGCCGTCGTAGGCGTTCGAATCGCGCGTTCGCTCGGCGTAGTCGTAGTCGTGTCCGTGTTCGCCGAACGCCTCGTCGTAGCCCTCGGCCGGTTCCTCGAAGCGCCCGCCGCGGTTCAATACAGTGACCACCTTCGGCCACTCCTCGTCCGTGACCGCGGCCTTCCAGCGGTCGAGGTCGAACTGGTCGCCGAGGCCACTCTCGTGGCTCTCGCGGAACACCCGACGCTCGTCTGCGCTCGCGTCCGGGACCGGATCGCGGTCGTACGCGATGTTGGCGGCGAGTTTCACGTAGAAGTCTTCGGCTCGTTCGAGCGGCCACAGGTCGCCCTCGGCGTCGGCGATCGCGTCCTCGCCGACGCCGGGCAGACCGAGTTCCGACCACAGGTCGATCAGCACGTCTTCGAACGGACGCGCGTCGGGGACGACGGACACCGCCGGCTGGCTGATCTTCTCGTCTGCCAGCCGCTTGTTCGGATACGTGCCGAAGTTCTCCCACCGTTCGAGGTAGGTCGGCTCGGGCAGGATGTAGTCGGCGTACTGGCTCGTCTCGCCGATGACCGTGTCCGAGGCGACGATAAGCGGGATCGCGTCGGTGTCTCTGAGGATCGACGGAATCTCGTCCCCGCCGGCGACCGCCATCACGTGGTTGTTCGAGTACGGTCGGATGAACAGCGCCTCGACGCCGTACGGGTACTCGTCGGCGGCGCTACCGTAGAGTTCTTGGGTCGCCTGCGGCGGCGCAACGGGGAACCACGGCCGCTTCGCCGGGTAGCCGCCGTCGCGCTCGAACAGCGAGGTGTCCTCGTAGTTGACCCCTCCGCGGAGCAGCGGGATCCCCCACGGCGAGTGCCCGTCGGGCACCGACCCGAGATCGTATCGGCCCGACATCGTGTTGTAACCCGCGTACGGCGTGATCTGCCCACCCTTCCAGTCGTAGTTGCCGATGAGATGCTGCAGGGTGGCGATCGCCCGCGTATTGTAGAAGCCGTTCGTGTGCTTCGCCGGCCCGCGGTACGCCATGATCGCGGCGCGCTTGCCGTGGCTCGTGAACTCGTCTGCGATCTCCGCGATCTGTTCGGCCGGCACGCCGGCCATCTCCGCGTACTCCTCGACCGTGTGTTCGAAGACGCGCTCGCGGTACTGGTTCCAGACGCTCCGCACCGCCGCGTCCTCGAGGCTCACGTCCACGTCGAGGACGGCCGTGTCGACCTCGCTCGCGGGGCGGGGCTCGCCGGTGTCGGCGTCGAGCACGACGAAGTCGTCCGCGGTGTCGGCGTCCTCTGGAACGAGCCCGAGGTCGCCGGCTCGGGCCTTCGGTCCCGCGGGCTCGTCGACGAGAACGAGGTGGGTCGCGTCGCTCCACGTCGGCTCGTCGTCCTCGCTCGCGGCAGACTGCGAGGGGTTCTGAAGGTACGTCAGGTCGTGGCGGTCGTTCTCGATGATCCACCGAGCCATCCCGAGCGCGAGCGCCCCGTCTGCACCGGGCTCAACCGGCACCCACGTGTCGGCCTTCTCGGCGGTTTTCGACAGGCGCGGGTCGACCACGTCCATCCGCATTCCGTCTTCGATGGCGTTCGTCAGCTTCGGCGCGAGCCACGTCGGCCCCTTGTTCGCGACCATCGGGTTGGTTCCCCATGCGATGAGGTACTCGCAGTTGTCGATGTCGGGGTACTGCCGCTTCTTTTGTGCGGCGTGCGAGCGCACGTTACCCATCACGCTCGAGACGCCGCAGGTCCCGGCGTGGTGGATGCTGTTTATCGATCCGAGTCCCTGGTGCCAGAGTCGGTTTCGGATGAAGTTGCGGCGGAACCCGCCCACGTCGACGATCTGGTTCGACTTCGGCCCCAAGTCGGGATGGTCGGTGTCGATGAGGACGTCGGCGTACCGCTCGTCGAACGCCGACTTGGACAGCTCGCCGTTCTGGACGGCCTCCCAGTCACTCATCACGTCCTCCTTCGGAACGTACCCCCAGATGTCTTCGAGCCCGGGATGACCCAGCTCGTCGTCGCCCTCGACGATGTCTTGGAGGGCCTGCTCCCACGAGACCGTCTTCCACTCGCCCGAACCGCGCGGACCGACCCGCTTCATCGGCTTGCGAACCCGGTAGCTGTCGAAGGCCGTTTGGATGCCCGCCTGTCCCTTCAGGCAGATCCGACCGCCGGAGAGCGACCACCGGTCGGTGTCGACGTCGCCGCTCCCCTCGACGTCGCCCATCGCCACGTCTCCCGGGTCGCTCCCGTAGGGGACCTGCGAGAACGGCTGGGTGTTGAGGAACGAGTACGGGTTCCCCGCCAGCTTCCGGACGAGCGAACTGTACTCACCGGTGCCGCTCCCGTCGGCGAGTTGCACCTTGATCGGGCAGAACGTGTTACACTGCCCGCAGGTGGTGTGGATCACGTCGCTCGCGTCGTACTCGCCGTACTCGTCGCCGACGTAGTGGTGTTCGTCGTCGGTCCACAACTCGTCGACGTCCACGTCGACCGCGGCGTTGCTCGCCGCCGCGATGACACCGATACTCCCGACCGCCTTGATCAAGTCCCGGCGCGAGACGGTCGCACCGTCTCCGTCGGAATCGTCTGCGCTCATTCGTGGTCACCTCCAGAAAGCGGGGTCAGCGGAAGCGTCTCTGCACCGAGCGTGTACAACAGCAGCCCGACGCCGATCATGCCGATGCTCGTCCCCCACTCGACGAGCGTCGGGAAGTACGCTCCGTGGGGCAGTCCCTCCATCACCGGCATGATCTGCGCCGGAACGACGATATTGAACCGCACCGCGATGATTCCGATGACGACGCTCAGGCCGGCGATCACCATCACTCCCGGCGTGCGCCGCCACGATCGCTTGCTCAACAGGACCATCGGGAACACCCAACTGAATCCGACCATGAACCACCAGAACGACCACGACATCGGCCCGTACATGATGACGTTCCAGGTCTCGATCTCATGAGGGTGGAGGCTGGCTATCGCGATGAACGTCTCGATGGCCGTCAGCGCCGCGTCGACGACGATGAAGCCGATCAGTAGCTGCGCGAGGCGATCGAGCAGATCCGGGTTGACCGCCTCGCCGTCGAACAGTCGGGTCCGGAGCACGTAGATCAACATCACCAAGGCGGTCCCGCTGAGAAGCGCCGAGATGACGAAGATCACCGGGAACAGCCCGCTGTTCCAGTACGGTCGGGCCTTCGAGACGGCGAACAGCACGCCGGTCCCGCCGTGAACCATGAAAATGGCGAGCGGAATCCCAACGACGCCCGCCCGCTTCAGCCACCGCTGGTCGAACGCCTGTGACGCCTCGCTCGTGTCCAGCCGCCCGAGCGCGAGCGTCGCGTAGAACTGCTCTTTGAGACCCGAGGTGCGATTCGCGACGCGCGCGAGGTCGATCCGCATCGAGAAGTACAGCTCCGTGACCAGAATGCCGATGTATGCCACGTAGGCGTGGACCTCCCACGAGAGCGCGGAGGTCAGCTGACGCCACAGGAACGGGAAGTACATCCGATCCATCCGCCCGAGGTCGATCCAGACGAAGAGCAGCGCGACGGCCATGCTGATGATCGCAGCGAACAGCGCGTCGCGGTCAATGCGGTGCATCCCCTCGACCTCGAAGACGTTGGCCATCGTGCTCACGAGGAACGCGCCGGCCGAGAGACCGACGAAGTAGATGTAGAAGGCAACCCACGCCCCCCACGGCACGATGCTCGTGAGGTTGGTGCTCGCCATTCCCCCCGTGATCCGGAGGTACGTCGCGTACGCGCCAACGGCGACGAGCGCGATGACGAAGGCGTACCACGCCACGCGGAGCCGCCCGTCCTCGAACCCGGGATCGAAGTCGAATCGTGTGTGTTGTGTTGCCATCGTCCTATTTGAGGTAGTAGACGTTGGGGTCCGTTCCCTCGTCTTCTTTCAGTTGGAACGCACGGGAGGAGTCGGCCATCTTCGCGACCTCGCTTTCGGGGTTGTCGAGATCTCCCATGTTCCGCGCGTCGCCGATGCAGGTCTCGACGCAGGCCGGCTCCTCGCCGCGCTCTAAGCGGTGCGTACAGAAGCTGCACTTGCGGATGTTGCCGATCGGCGATTTCCCCTCTTCGCGCGGTCCCCGATCGACGCCGTACTCGGGGCTCGTTACTTCACCCGCCCCGTCGACTTCGTCGTCGTAGTTCTCGCCGAAGTCGAAGTACCGCGCGCCGTACGGACAGGCGATGTTGCAGTACCGGCAGCCGATACACCGGTCGTAGTCGATGTTGACCACGCCGTCGTCCATCTTGTACGTCGCCGAGACCGGACACACCTGCACGCACGGCGGGTTGTCACACTGCATGCACGGGCGCGGAACGTTCGTGCGCGTGACGTTCGGGAACTCGCCGTGTTCCTCCTCCATCACGACGTTGTACGACACGCCCGGCGGGGTCCGGTTCTCGGACTTGCAGGCGACCGTACACGAGTCACAGCCGACGCACTTCTGGAGGTCTATCACCATCCCCCACGTCTCGTCGCCCGCGCCGATCCCGCCGCCCGCGTCGTCTTCTGCGTCGACCTGCGCCGACTCCGTCGACACGGTGTCCATCGACCCGACGGCACAGCTCAGCGACTCGGCCGTCTCCGTCGAGACGGTCTGGTCGCCGGCGTCGACAGCGGGGTTCGGCGTCTCCCGGTACGCCTCGCCGAACTCATCTGCGGCCGCCTCGTCGTACTTCTCCCAGTACTCGTCGCCGGTGATCTCTCCCCGAGCGACGCGCTTCGCGTCCTCGGCCATCGCGACACCGAGGTCCGTGTCCGCCTCGACGTCTGCGAGCTCCGCTCTCGGATCGGGCCGCTCGTCTTCCACCATCGCGTCGAGGTCCGCCTTCCCGACGTCCGGAACACCGGGGAAGACGTCCCCGTCGTCTGCGGTGCTCATCGCCACCACCCGTGACCACTCGTCGCGCCGGCGGACGGTCGACCCGGCCGGTCGGTTCTGGCGTTCATACACGTATACGTACGCAGACACCGGTGGAAAGGGTGGTACCAATACTGTTTGATACGGGCCGCCGCCCGGAGTTCACCCCATATTGCGGGTACCAATACTGTTTGGATTGGAGTGTCGGACGCGTCACGCGCGGTCGAGGGAGACGCGCGCGCCAACCACGAACTGTTATCTGCGAGAACGCGAAACGTATCGGACATGAACGGGCTGAGCCAAGCCGAGCGGTCAGTCGGTCCGACCGGAGCCTCCGACCGTCTGACGCCCACACGGATCACATGAACTGGATCATCGCCTGCTCTATCGTTCTGCGGCTTCTCGGCGTCGGATACTCCGTCCTGCTTCTCGTCCGCACCCGCGACCGCCGGTTCGGGTTCCTGACGCTGCTTCTGGGCTTTATGACGCTTCGCCAACTGCTCACCGTCCAGACGGCGACCACCGGAATCGAGGAACTCCCCGGCCTCATCGTGAGCGCGCTCACCCTGCTTACGGTGTACTACCTCTCCGAGTACGTCGACGAGGAGGCAGCGATCAAAACGCAACTGCAGTCGGCGAACGATCGCCTCCGGAGCTTCCGCAAGGCGATCGAACACGCCGGGCACGCGATCTTTCTCACTGATCCGGACGGCACCATCGAGTACGCGAATCCGGCCGTCGAGACGGTCACTGGATACGAGCCGGACGAGGTGGTCGGCGAGAACCCGCGGCTCTGGCAGTCGGGCGAACACGACGAGGCGTTCTACGCGGGGCTCTGGGAGCAGATAGAGTCCGGATCAGTCTGGGAGGGTGAACTGACGAACCGCCGGAAGTCGGGAGAGCTCTGCTGGGTCGACGCGACGATCGCCCCGATCACAGAAGACGGAGACGTCGATCGTTACGTCGCGATCGAGCGCGACGTCACAGAACGAAAGGAACGCGAGATGCGAATCGAGGACCAAAACGAGCGCCTGACGCTGTTAAACAACACGAACGCGATGCTTCGCGACGTCAACCGCGAACTCGTCTCCGCGTCGACCCGGGAGGAGATCGAGTCCGCGGTGTGCACGCAGTTCGCTTCCTCGGACCTCTTCGACGCGGCGTGGATCGGCACTCGGGGCCTCGTCGACGACACGGTGGCCCCGCGCTCGCGGGCCGGCATCGACGCCGACGCGCTCGATCGCCACATCGAGACGCTGTGCGCCGCCGATCCCACCCCGATCACGGAGGCGTTAGACGGGGAAACGACCGTCGTCGCCGACGTCGAAAGCGACGCGGAGGCCGAAACGCGGAGCGTCGTCGTCCCGCTCGCGTACCGCGGCGCGGAGTACGGCGTTCTCGTCGTGGTGACGCGGGACCCGAGCGCGTTCGACCTGCTCGAAGGACCCCTCTTCGCGGAGCTCGGCAGCACCGTCGCGGATGCGATAAGCGCCGTCGAGAGCAAACAGACGCTCGCCGCGGACAGCGTGACCGAACTGGAGTTCCAGTTGCGGGGCATCGACGAGCCGCTGGCGACAATGGCGGCACAGCTCGACTGCACCGTCACGGTCGAGCACGTCGGCTGTACCCGCGACGGCACCCACGTCCAGTACGTCACCGTCGACGCCGACTCAGACGCCGTCGCCGCACACACCGACGAGTCGGACCACGTCGAAACCGCACAGCACATGTACAGCTACGAGGACCGGTCGCTGTTCCGCCTCGCCGTCGACGAGCGATCGATCGTCGCGACGCTGGCGCAGTACGGAGCGGAGATCGGAACGCTCTCGATCAGCGGGTCGAGCGGACAGCTGATCGCACGCGTCGCCAGCTCGAACGACATCCGAACCGTCGTCAACGCGCTCCGGACGGCGTACGACGACCTGACACTCGTCGCACAGCGCGAGCGCGACCGAGACGTCCGGACCGAGGCCGGCTTCCGGAAGCAGTTGGCCGCGGCGCTGACGGACCGACAGCGCGAGGCGGCACGCACCGCCTACTTCGCGGGCTTTTTCGACTGGCCCCGCGAGCACACCGGCGAGGAAGTCGCGTCGATGATGGACATCTCACAGACGACGTTCACCCAGCACCTGCGCGCAGCCGAAAACAAGCTCTTCGCCGCGCTGTTCGACGACGCGATGACCGGCGAGGCGGGGTGAGACGCGCCCTCAAATTGCTGCCAACACGACCTGAAGTCCCTTCGGGAGCATGACCCCGACGAGCAGTTGCGTCCACATCGTGAAGGTCGCCGGATACTCCCGGGTGTTGGTGACGTGCCTGACCCGCTCGTGATATCGGTCAAGCTCTGTCGGCGGGTCGGCCATGTCGATCTCGCGGATATCCCACGCCTCAAACTCCTCGCGCGCTTCCTCGTTTAACGTCTTGAGAACTCGCCGCTTGTTCTCGGTCATACACCGGTGAAGCACGTAGATTCCGAACACCATCGCTCCCACACCGAGCGCCCACGCGGACGTGAACAAGACGTTCACCGCTAGGCCGGGCGGGTCAAACGCCTCGTATTGCAGCGCGCCTTGGATGATGTGGGGGGCGTAGGTCGCGATCGCGTAGGCACACAACCCGAGCATCAAAAGGTAGTACGACTGTTTGAGCAGTTCTCCGAGCGGTCGCATGCCTCCAACGTTCTGCGGATCGAGAAAATCCAGTTCGATATCAGACCGCTTGATCCGCAGCGGGAGAGATATCTGAATAGAGAGGTACGTGCTCAAAAACACGGCTAAGACCGGAACGTATCCGAACGGCGTGATCACGACGAACCGGAACACACGAGCGGGACCGCCTGCCGAATATATCTGGGAGACGGTGAGGATCCCGAGCGCGTTATAGAGCGTGAACGCGATCCCCGCACCGACGAGCCCCCATGTGAGTCGCGGCGGGACAAGCGGTGACGGCAGGTCGTCGTACTCGAAGAGCAGGCTGTGTTCTCGCGCCCGGTCGTAGCTGTCGTACAGCGAGTACACAGCTACTGCGCCGCCTACGAGAACCACCGGACGGAGCAGCCACAACGGGTTGTCGACGAACGCGATCGGCCGGCCGACCGCCACGTTGTACGCCTGTAGCAGTACCACTTCCACCAGGACGACCGCGAGCGCATACCAGACGAGCAAGGGGACCTCGCCTGAAAACGGTAGCTGTAGATCACTGCGGGTGCCGAGATAGCTATCGGCGAGCCGATCGAACACCGGTTTGTCCGCCGTCATCGTATTAGCCTCATCCACAGTACGGATGATAGGTTTTACCAACGTATCCCGTGGTCGCCCCGATCAGCGGCGGGGCTCTCTGAGTGCGACCTCGTCTCCCTGCTCGGTCGGGAACGGCGTCTCGTCGCCTGCACCCGGTCCGCCACCCCCGAACTCGTCCCACTCCTCGTCGGTGACGAGCGCGTCGTCGAGTCGATCGATGAGGGCGTCGTCGTCCACGTCAGTGCCGATAACGACGTACTCCGTCAGCCGGTCGCCGTGCTCGTCGTCCCAGTCGAGTTCCGGGCGGTTCGACCGAAGCATGTCGCGCTCGACCGCGGGGAGGCTCGCTATCCACGGACCGAGCGCCTCGACGCGGACCGACCGTCCGGCCTGTCCGACCTGCTGACGCTGGTCCGTCCCGGCGACCCAGAGCGTCCCCTTCGAGCGGACCACGTCGTCCGGAAGGTCGCGGAGGAGCGCGGCGATCCGCTCCGGGTGGAACGGCCGTCGGCGACGGTAGGTGAACGAGGTGACGCCGTAGACTTCGTCGGGATGGCGGTGGTCGTGGCCGCCGTGAGCGTCGCCGTCGCTCTCGTGTGCGTGATCGCCGTCGTCTCTCGCCTCGTCGAGCGCACGCTTCCACCCCGGGAGGTCGCCGACCTCGCCCTCGTCGAAGATCCCCACGTCGAGAATCCGGTCCGGGTCGACGGCGGCGAACTCGGTCACGATCGTCTCGGCGCTCGGTTGGAGCGCCTCGACGAGGCCGACCGCCTCCTCGATCTCCGCGTCCGTACAGAGGTCCGCTTTGTTGCACACGACCACGTTCGATACCTCGATCTGCTCGACGAGGAGGTCGGAGAGCGGACGGTCGTCGGCGGCGTCGGGATCGGTCCGCCGCTCGGGGACGTCCGCTCCCGAGAAGGCGTCGATGAACTGCCGCGTGTCGATCACGGTGACGAGCGCGTCGACCCGATAGCGGGCGGCCGCGCGCGACTCCGTGGTGAACAGCCGCGCGACCGGCGCGGGCTCGGAGATGCCCGAGGACTCGACGACCAAGGCGTCGAAGCTGCGCTCGTTCGCGAGCCGCACGACCGCGGTCTCCAGGTCGTCTTGTAGCTCACAACAGATACAGCCGTTCGACAGCTCCGTGACGCCCTCGACGTCGACCTCCGACTCCTCTGCGATCAGGTCGGCGTCGACGTTCACGTCTCCCATGTCGTTGACGAGGACGGCGATGTCGCGGTCGCCGGCGGTAGAGAGGAGATGGTTCAAAAGCGTCGTCTTGCCCGCCCCGAGGCTCCCCGAGAGCACGGTCACCGGGATCCGATCGGTCATGCGATCCGTTCTGTCGGCCGCCCTCTTCAACTCCTCGCCGCTGGACGGCTCAGCCACTCGGCCGCGGACATGGAGTCGGTCGTCGTCCACTGAAAGCCGATACGTTGATACGTTCGGCCCACCGACCGCGGACCATGTTCCAGTACCTCTCCGCGGTCGGCGTCGCGGCGGTCGTCGCGACGATACTGATGGTCACCGCCATGCTGTATCTCGTCTGGGGCGCTATCACGAACGACGTTCACTCCCCGTCCCCGGACACCGGGGACGCCCCAGAACTCGACGAGGGATCGGAGACCGCGGACTCGACGGACGCCCAAGGCGAACTGACGGCCGACGGCAACTCGGCTTGACATCTTCTCCGAGCTGACGCGCGAGACGTTCTCCTCGATTCTCCGCGATCGAGCGCGGTCGTAGACGGGATCTCGTCTTCTTTTTTTTTCGCACGGGAGCCTCAATGAGAGGTCTACCCCCGGTACTGAAGTGTACCGAACTGGCTACACTACGAACGCAATGGTTCTGGAACACACCGCCGGGTGCGCGTAATGAGCAGTAGCCAGACTCGATCGCCGGAAGCCGAACTCGGGCTGCTCGACGCCACCATGATCGGGATGGGCGCGATGATCGGGGCTGGCATCTTCGTTCTCACGGGACTCGCGTCCGAAATCGCCGGACCGGCGGCGATCGTCGTCTTCGCGCTGAACGGCGTCGTCACGGCGTTCACCGGGCTCTCGTACGCCGAACTCGCCGCGTCGATCCCGAAAAGCGGCGGCGGGTACGCGTTCGTCCGCGAGATATTCGACGACCTGTCGTCGTTCATGATGGGGTGGATGCTCTGGTTCGCGTACATGATCGCCGGCGCGCTGTACGCGCTCGGATTCGCGCCGAACTTCCTCGAACTGCTGCACGTCTACGGACTGGTTCCGCCGCCGGCGCAGGTGGGAGCGATCGCCGTTCCGGTCGTCGACGTGGCCGTCCCGATCGCGTTCCTGCTGGCGTTCGTCGCGGTGCTCGGCCTGGTGGCACTCAACGCCGTCTCGACGGCGGCGAGCGGAAGCGCAGAGACCATCTTCACCATCGTCAAGGTGTGTATTCTCGTGGTGTTCGTCGGGTTCGGGTTTGCGTCGCCGATGTTTTCCGGAGCCGAGTTTCAACCCTTATTTCCCGACGGCAACGGCGCGGCCGCGGTCCTGCCGGCTATGGGCCTCACGTTCATCGCGTTCGAGGGATACGACCTCATCACCACCGTCACGGAAGAAGTCGAAAATCCCCGCGAGAACATTCCGAAAGCGATCTTCCTCAGCCTCGCGGCGACCGTGGTCGTTTACCTGTCCGTCGTGACGGTCGCCGTCGGAACGCTCGGGGCCGCCGGGCTCGCGGACGCCGGTGAGGCCGGTATCGCCACCGCGGCGACCTCGTTCATGCCGACCGGGTTACCGATCATCCAGAACGGCGGGGCGCTCATCGTCTTCGGGGCGGTGTTCTCGACTTTGACCGCGCTGAACGCGGTCGTGATCGCCTCCTCGCGGGTCGCGTTCTCGATGGGGCGGGAGGGACAGTTGCTCCCCTCGTTCGGCCAGATCCACCACCGCTACGGGACGCCGTTCGTCGCGATCCTCGCCAGTGCGGTCGTGATGCTCGGGTCGGTGGCGCTGCCGACACAGAGCGCCGGAAACA carries:
- a CDS encoding bacterio-opsin activator domain-containing protein, with the translated sequence MNWIIACSIVLRLLGVGYSVLLLVRTRDRRFGFLTLLLGFMTLRQLLTVQTATTGIEELPGLIVSALTLLTVYYLSEYVDEEAAIKTQLQSANDRLRSFRKAIEHAGHAIFLTDPDGTIEYANPAVETVTGYEPDEVVGENPRLWQSGEHDEAFYAGLWEQIESGSVWEGELTNRRKSGELCWVDATIAPITEDGDVDRYVAIERDVTERKEREMRIEDQNERLTLLNNTNAMLRDVNRELVSASTREEIESAVCTQFASSDLFDAAWIGTRGLVDDTVAPRSRAGIDADALDRHIETLCAADPTPITEALDGETTVVADVESDAEAETRSVVVPLAYRGAEYGVLVVVTRDPSAFDLLEGPLFAELGSTVADAISAVESKQTLAADSVTELEFQLRGIDEPLATMAAQLDCTVTVEHVGCTRDGTHVQYVTVDADSDAVAAHTDESDHVETAQHMYSYEDRSLFRLAVDERSIVATLAQYGAEIGTLSISGSSGQLIARVASSNDIRTVVNALRTAYDDLTLVAQRERDRDVRTEAGFRKQLAAALTDRQREAARTAYFAGFFDWPREHTGEEVASMMDISQTTFTQHLRAAENKLFAALFDDAMTGEAG
- a CDS encoding GTP-binding protein — translated: MTDRIPVTVLSGSLGAGKTTLLNHLLSTAGDRDIAVLVNDMGDVNVDADLIAEESEVDVEGVTELSNGCICCELQDDLETAVVRLANERSFDALVVESSGISEPAPVARLFTTESRAAARYRVDALVTVIDTRQFIDAFSGADVPERRTDPDAADDRPLSDLLVEQIEVSNVVVCNKADLCTDAEIEEAVGLVEALQPSAETIVTEFAAVDPDRILDVGIFDEGEVGDLPGWKRALDEARDDGDHAHESDGDAHGGHDHRHPDEVYGVTSFTYRRRRPFHPERIAALLRDLPDDVVRSKGTLWVAGTDQRQQVGQAGRSVRVEALGPWIASLPAVERDMLRSNRPELDWDDEHGDRLTEYVVIGTDVDDDALIDRLDDALVTDEEWDEFGGGGPGAGDETPFPTEQGDEVALREPRR
- a CDS encoding APC family permease, whose protein sequence is MSSSQTRSPEAELGLLDATMIGMGAMIGAGIFVLTGLASEIAGPAAIVVFALNGVVTAFTGLSYAELAASIPKSGGGYAFVREIFDDLSSFMMGWMLWFAYMIAGALYALGFAPNFLELLHVYGLVPPPAQVGAIAVPVVDVAVPIAFLLAFVAVLGLVALNAVSTAASGSAETIFTIVKVCILVVFVGFGFASPMFSGAEFQPLFPDGNGAAAVLPAMGLTFIAFEGYDLITTVTEEVENPRENIPKAIFLSLAATVVVYLSVVTVAVGTLGAAGLADAGEAGIATAATSFMPTGLPIIQNGGALIVFGAVFSTLTALNAVVIASSRVAFSMGREGQLLPSFGQIHHRYGTPFVAILASAVVMLGSVALPTQSAGNMSSLFFLLSFVIVNIAVIRLRRERPNMNRPYTIPFYPAPPLIGIALNLILTAVLVEYLLRTDPLALGLSAGWIGLGGVAYVGLDRLRTPSANDTATVDTEEDTNNQ